The proteins below are encoded in one region of Mycobacterium botniense:
- the glmU gene encoding bifunctional UDP-N-acetylglucosamine diphosphorylase/glucosamine-1-phosphate N-acetyltransferase GlmU has translation MTTQGESAVLVLAAGAGTRMRSDTPKVLHTLAGRSMLSHSLHAVAKLAPQHVVVVLGQDHQLIAPAIAELADTLGRPIDIAIQDRPLGTGHAVLCGLSALPDNYSGVVVVTSGDIPLLDAETLADLIAGHSSWSAAVTVLTTTLSDPTGYGRILRTQDHEVIGIVEQADATPSQRQIREVNAGVYAFDIAPLRSALSRLSADNAQHELYLTDVVAILRQDGQPVRARHVDDSALVAGVNNRVQLAELSAELNRRIVATHQLAGVTIVDPATTWIDIDVTIGRDTVIQPGTQLLGRTRVGAGCVVGPDTTLTDVTVGERASVVRTHGISASIGEGAAVGPFTYLRPGTVLGADGKLGAFVETKNCTIGTGTKVPHLTYVGDADIGEHSNIGASSVFVNYDGESKQRTTVGSHVRAGSDTMFVAPVTVGDGAYTGAGTVVRHDVPPGALAVSAGSQRNIDGWVLRKRPGSAAAQAAEKARAAAKHSAPPHRPDQAP, from the coding sequence ATGACGACTCAAGGCGAATCGGCGGTCCTGGTTCTGGCGGCAGGGGCCGGCACCCGAATGCGGTCGGACACCCCGAAGGTGCTGCACACTCTCGCCGGCCGCAGCATGCTGTCCCACTCGCTGCATGCGGTCGCCAAACTCGCGCCGCAGCATGTCGTCGTGGTCCTCGGCCAGGATCACCAACTCATTGCGCCGGCGATCGCTGAGCTGGCGGACACGCTCGGGCGCCCGATCGACATCGCGATACAAGACCGACCGCTCGGCACCGGACACGCCGTGCTGTGCGGCCTGTCTGCGCTGCCTGATAATTACAGCGGTGTCGTGGTAGTCACCTCCGGTGACATCCCGCTGCTGGATGCCGAGACTCTGGCCGACCTGATCGCGGGCCACAGCTCATGGTCGGCGGCGGTGACCGTGCTGACCACGACCCTCAGCGACCCCACCGGCTACGGTCGCATCCTGCGCACCCAGGACCACGAAGTGATCGGGATCGTCGAGCAAGCCGACGCCACCCCGTCGCAGCGGCAGATTCGCGAAGTCAACGCCGGGGTTTATGCCTTCGACATCGCCCCCCTGCGTTCGGCGCTGAGCCGTCTCTCCGCCGACAATGCCCAACACGAGCTCTACCTCACCGATGTCGTCGCCATCCTCCGGCAAGACGGCCAGCCCGTCCGTGCCCGGCACGTCGATGACAGCGCGCTGGTCGCCGGCGTCAACAACCGGGTGCAGCTGGCCGAACTGAGCGCCGAACTGAACCGCCGCATCGTGGCCACCCACCAACTGGCCGGTGTGACGATTGTCGATCCGGCGACCACGTGGATCGACATCGACGTGACGATCGGCCGCGACACCGTGATCCAGCCGGGAACGCAGTTGCTGGGCCGCACCCGCGTCGGCGCGGGTTGCGTCGTCGGCCCAGACACCACCCTGACCGACGTGACCGTCGGGGAGCGCGCATCTGTGGTCCGCACCCATGGGATATCCGCGTCGATCGGTGAGGGCGCCGCGGTGGGCCCATTCACGTACCTACGGCCCGGGACTGTGCTGGGCGCCGACGGCAAACTCGGGGCGTTTGTGGAGACGAAAAACTGCACCATCGGCACCGGCACTAAGGTGCCGCACCTGACCTACGTCGGCGACGCCGATATCGGGGAGCACAGCAATATCGGCGCGTCCAGTGTGTTCGTCAACTATGACGGCGAATCCAAGCAGCGAACCACTGTCGGCTCGCATGTGCGCGCCGGGTCCGACACCATGTTCGTGGCGCCGGTTACCGTCGGAGACGGCGCATACACCGGCGCCGGGACGGTCGTCCGCCACGACGTCCCACCGGGCGCGTTGGCAGTGTCAGCCGGCTCACAACGCAATATCGACGGCTGGGTTCTGCGTAAACGCCCGGGAAGTGCGGCCGCCCAAGCAGCTGAGAAAGCACGTGCCGCCGCAAAGCACTCAGCACCGCCACACCGGCCCGATCAAGCACCGTGA
- a CDS encoding diaminopimelate decarboxylase family protein → MSTTLVDVLPSVGRAAPPRFDPLIWPITTHADEEGRLCIGEVPVTDIADQFRTPVYVLDETDFRYRARRYRKVLRGAEIVYSAAALLTIAVARWAREEGLGLAVCSAGELTTAIGGGVDPARIVMHGNARSVEELRAAVRVGVGRIVVDPDIEIAYLAGLAARRQRVLLRVTPGTDIHQQPEDVARVLAHHNLDLVGLHCHIGSQITDAARYGEPIRQMIAAMADIHARCGVILTELNIGGGHGIPYGSNDPELDLVQLGDVIDDTLDMACAAERFPRPVVVVEPGRGISGRAGVTLYRVCSVNTRPGGGTSVVVDGGMSDNPQAARYRAKCTAVLANRHSLGPKQQVSVAGRHCAAGDEIAHEIELPSDVHPGDLLAVACTGAYHHSMASNYTLVGRPPVVAVKDGRARELVRRETTADLLARDRG, encoded by the coding sequence ATGAGCACAACCTTGGTGGACGTCCTGCCGTCCGTCGGCCGTGCCGCCCCACCGCGGTTCGATCCGTTGATCTGGCCGATCACCACACACGCCGACGAGGAGGGCCGGCTCTGTATTGGCGAGGTGCCGGTGACCGATATCGCCGACCAGTTTCGAACGCCGGTTTACGTGCTCGACGAAACCGACTTCCGGTATCGCGCCCGCCGTTATCGCAAGGTGTTGCGCGGCGCCGAAATCGTCTACTCCGCTGCAGCGTTGCTGACCATCGCGGTGGCGCGATGGGCACGCGAAGAGGGCCTTGGCCTCGCTGTGTGCTCAGCCGGTGAGCTGACGACCGCGATAGGCGGTGGTGTCGACCCGGCCCGCATCGTCATGCACGGCAACGCCAGATCGGTCGAGGAGTTGCGCGCGGCGGTGCGGGTGGGAGTCGGGCGCATCGTGGTTGATCCCGACATCGAAATCGCCTACCTCGCGGGCCTGGCGGCCCGCCGCCAACGGGTACTTCTCCGGGTGACACCGGGTACGGATATCCACCAGCAACCCGAGGATGTGGCGCGGGTGCTGGCCCATCACAACCTCGATCTGGTCGGGCTGCACTGCCATATCGGCTCGCAGATCACCGACGCGGCCCGCTACGGCGAGCCGATTCGGCAGATGATCGCGGCGATGGCCGACATCCATGCCCGCTGCGGCGTCATCCTCACCGAGTTGAATATCGGCGGGGGCCACGGCATCCCTTATGGCTCGAATGATCCAGAACTGGACCTCGTGCAGCTGGGCGATGTCATCGATGACACGCTGGATATGGCCTGCGCGGCGGAACGGTTTCCCCGCCCGGTTGTGGTCGTCGAACCCGGTCGGGGCATCAGCGGCCGCGCCGGTGTCACGCTGTACCGGGTGTGCTCGGTCAACACGCGGCCGGGCGGCGGGACCTCGGTCGTTGTCGACGGCGGAATGAGCGATAACCCGCAGGCAGCACGGTACCGCGCGAAATGCACTGCGGTCCTGGCGAACCGGCACTCGCTAGGGCCGAAGCAGCAGGTGAGCGTTGCAGGCCGGCACTGTGCAGCCGGCGACGAGATCGCTCATGAGATCGAGCTCCCATCCGATGTGCATCCCGGCGATCTGCTCGCGGTGGCCTGCACCGGCGCCTACCACCACAGCATGGCGTCGAACTACACCCTGGTCGGCCGACCGCCGGTGGTCGCCGTCAAGGATGGCCGCGCCCGGGAACTGGTTCGCCGCGAAACGACCGCGGACCTGCTGGCACGCGACCGGGGCTGA
- a CDS encoding TetR/AcrR family transcriptional regulator — MTGSERRHQLIDIARSLFAERGYDGTSIEEIAQRANVSKPVVYEHFGGKEGLYAVVVDREMSALLDGITSSLTNNRSRVRVERVALALLTYVEERTDGFRILIRDSPAAITSGTYSTLLNDAVSQVSSILAGDFARRGLDPDMAPLYAQALVGSVSMTAQWWLDAREPKKEVVAAHLVNLVWNGLTHLEADPHLQDE; from the coding sequence ATGACCGGGAGTGAGCGCCGACATCAACTCATCGATATTGCGCGGTCGCTGTTTGCCGAACGTGGTTACGACGGGACCTCCATCGAGGAGATCGCGCAGCGGGCCAATGTGTCGAAACCGGTCGTCTACGAGCATTTCGGCGGCAAGGAGGGGCTATATGCCGTGGTCGTCGACCGGGAGATGTCGGCGCTGCTGGACGGCATCACGTCCTCGCTGACCAATAACCGCTCCCGGGTACGGGTGGAGCGGGTCGCGCTGGCGTTGCTGACCTACGTCGAAGAGCGCACCGACGGGTTTCGCATCCTCATCCGCGACTCCCCCGCGGCGATCACCTCGGGCACCTATTCCACCCTGCTCAACGATGCGGTCAGCCAGGTCAGCTCGATCCTGGCCGGCGACTTCGCCCGCCGGGGCCTGGACCCGGACATGGCGCCGCTGTATGCGCAGGCGCTGGTGGGTTCGGTGTCCATGACGGCGCAGTGGTGGCTTGACGCGCGCGAACCCAAAAAAGAAGTCGTGGCCGCGCACCTGGTCAACCTGGTGTGGAACGGGCTGACTCACCTGGAAGCCGATCCGCATCTGCAGGACGAATAA